The Blautia hydrogenotrophica DSM 10507 genome window below encodes:
- a CDS encoding toxic anion resistance protein codes for MGLDFNRAETVTASTGGFKSQTEPEEVQPYDIVADREQMNTELVNSPEVDNLCSQIEVFNLETIVSFGSEAAEEISRASDIVLNSMNMSQLDDSSEMLNTLAKIMNKFDIEEIKENPGLFGKLFGNLRKQLDKILAKYHTMGEEVDKIYVQLKQYESEIKQSNRKLDEMFQANVTYYHQLVKYILAGEQGCRELAEYIAQRRSDVETSGDNSIQFELQSLEQAQMMLEQRVQDLRTAESVAMQSIPMIKTMEFSNMNLVRKINSAFIITLPVFKQALAQAIMLKRQKIQAEAMSALDQKTNEMLIKNARNTVEQSKMTARMASGSSIKIETLETTWRTIVNGIDETKQIQENARKQRVEDQARLQTIKNEFNQRYNMPDRK; via the coding sequence ATGGGATTAGATTTTAACAGAGCAGAAACTGTGACAGCTTCAACAGGAGGATTCAAATCACAGACAGAACCTGAGGAGGTTCAGCCGTATGACATTGTGGCAGACCGGGAACAGATGAACACAGAGCTGGTCAATTCCCCGGAAGTGGATAACCTGTGTAGCCAGATTGAGGTGTTTAATTTGGAAACCATCGTGTCTTTTGGTTCAGAGGCAGCGGAAGAGATTTCAAGAGCGTCCGATATTGTTCTGAACAGTATGAACATGTCTCAGTTGGACGATTCGAGTGAAATGCTAAATACTTTGGCAAAAATCATGAATAAGTTTGACATTGAGGAGATCAAAGAAAATCCTGGACTGTTCGGCAAGCTTTTTGGAAATCTAAGAAAACAGCTGGATAAGATTTTGGCTAAATACCATACAATGGGGGAGGAAGTGGACAAGATCTATGTACAGTTAAAGCAGTATGAGTCGGAGATTAAGCAGTCAAACCGCAAGCTGGATGAGATGTTCCAGGCAAATGTGACCTATTATCATCAGTTGGTAAAATATATCTTGGCCGGTGAACAAGGATGCCGGGAGTTGGCGGAATATATTGCTCAGAGACGTTCAGATGTGGAGACTTCGGGGGATAATTCCATTCAATTTGAGCTTCAGTCTCTGGAACAGGCGCAGATGATGCTGGAACAAAGGGTACAGGATTTACGGACAGCGGAGAGTGTCGCGATGCAGTCCATTCCCATGATTAAGACAATGGAATTTAGTAACATGAATCTGGTCAGAAAGATCAATTCTGCATTTATCATTACGTTGCCGGTCTTTAAGCAGGCTTTGGCGCAGGCGATTATGCTAAAGCGCCAGAAAATACAGGCAGAAGCTATGTCAGCATTAGACCAAAAGACCAATGAGATGCTGATTAAAAATGCTAGAAATACAGTGGAACAGTCTAAGATGACGGCGAGAATGGCTTCTGGAAGCTCCATTAAGATTGAGACTTTGGAGACGACTTGGAGGACGATCGTCAATGGTATTGACGAGACGAAACAAATACAGGAGAATGCGAGAAAACAGCGTGTGGAAGACCAGGCGAGACTTCAGACAATTAAAAATGAATTTAATCAAAGATATAACATGCCGGACAGAAAGTGA
- a CDS encoding YceG family protein yields the protein MFEHKRVQNLEDFFRDLSERPHRNVFFYRICGYSLEIQKFISRYYEEARRSGVVIEGRIPNPSEGNLSYYNEMMGMEFQMNPGFLSERLGKWLPRMNQQQRQSVAICIYDVLDEMRRSGKNENMLKNAYIKFMCWLYYKFERIVNCLGDNKVPKILYEANISNYELKFLHVLSKAGCDIVLLQYHGDDEYLKLDPKSEISCIYSENGMAAFPEDFSLQMLRKEIVRDQQIQRLYGIPPELSRCTNAWMKGEGLKEVLLSGDARGKDKRFFYNSFLRIEGVEDKLTYINELFQFHQQLKNSGRKLVILEKKIPLPDMDEIGQIHRETYGSVEQLLAHLSANIQYPANTELQRLMVKAFVDVILEESQSSQFNLHKLTNQAVYLLCWLKRYQGPLFSDWKMSQIACLVYLGGCRNLQETLFLKMMAKLPVDVVILTPDLGNKCKLQDAVLFEIHNAESMTVEEFPDESGEVKVGTAAYHAQRELDTLLYQDSGMYRSMQYDKAVTVSLQTTYEEIAILWNQEVKYRPNFSIVDGTVNLPVIFAKVCGVKNAEVPQYWAKIKELLVENTLVVKNRPMVQGTDANPVKPFATEFLKNGKLQRAKIKNHKSYQYGVLREGMQEYILDKLQTLIDQRLIKGTFQNGTEYTIVSTVLNMGRDTIRLLQKFDFTKKNPKLVYINTTERMITLEDSILVMYLNLVGFDVVFYIPTGYQNVEKYFAKAMMEEHQLGEYLYDLQIPDFESSLSGVYQSLIGKIFKRTT from the coding sequence ATGTTTGAGCACAAAAGGGTGCAAAATTTAGAGGATTTTTTTAGAGATTTGAGTGAACGGCCACACAGAAATGTCTTTTTTTATCGGATATGTGGATACAGTTTAGAAATTCAGAAATTCATTTCCAGATATTACGAGGAGGCAAGGCGTTCAGGTGTCGTAATTGAAGGAAGAATTCCAAATCCCAGCGAAGGAAACCTTTCCTATTATAATGAGATGATGGGTATGGAATTTCAGATGAATCCGGGTTTTCTCTCAGAGAGGCTGGGAAAGTGGTTGCCGCGGATGAATCAACAGCAAAGGCAGAGTGTGGCAATCTGTATCTATGATGTTCTAGACGAGATGAGACGGTCGGGAAAAAATGAGAATATGTTGAAAAATGCATATATTAAGTTTATGTGCTGGCTGTATTATAAATTTGAGAGAATTGTGAATTGCCTTGGAGATAATAAGGTCCCGAAAATTCTCTATGAAGCGAACATCAGCAATTATGAGTTAAAATTTCTGCACGTCTTGTCAAAGGCAGGTTGTGACATTGTGTTGTTGCAGTACCATGGAGATGATGAGTATTTAAAATTAGACCCTAAGTCGGAGATTTCCTGCATTTATTCAGAAAACGGTATGGCAGCATTTCCGGAGGATTTCAGCCTGCAAATGCTCAGGAAAGAGATTGTGAGAGATCAACAGATTCAGAGGCTTTATGGGATCCCCCCTGAGTTGTCTCGGTGCACAAATGCCTGGATGAAGGGAGAGGGACTGAAAGAAGTTTTGCTTAGCGGTGATGCTAGGGGAAAAGACAAGCGATTTTTTTACAATTCGTTTCTTAGAATCGAGGGCGTGGAAGATAAACTTACCTATATTAATGAATTGTTTCAGTTTCATCAGCAGCTAAAAAACAGTGGAAGGAAGCTCGTAATTTTAGAGAAAAAAATTCCGCTGCCGGATATGGATGAGATCGGACAGATTCACAGAGAAACTTACGGAAGTGTGGAGCAGTTACTTGCCCACCTCTCGGCCAATATACAGTATCCTGCCAACACAGAACTTCAAAGGCTGATGGTGAAAGCTTTTGTGGATGTGATTTTGGAGGAGAGTCAAAGCTCTCAGTTCAATCTTCACAAATTGACGAATCAAGCTGTATATTTGCTGTGCTGGCTGAAACGGTATCAGGGGCCTTTGTTTTCTGACTGGAAAATGTCTCAGATTGCGTGTCTAGTCTACTTGGGCGGCTGTAGAAATCTTCAGGAGACTTTATTTTTGAAAATGATGGCCAAGCTTCCAGTGGACGTGGTCATCCTGACGCCAGATTTGGGGAATAAATGTAAACTTCAGGATGCCGTTTTATTTGAAATTCATAATGCTGAGTCCATGACAGTGGAGGAGTTTCCAGATGAGAGCGGTGAGGTCAAAGTGGGAACGGCTGCTTACCATGCTCAAAGAGAGCTGGATACGCTTCTATATCAGGATTCAGGAATGTACCGAAGTATGCAGTATGATAAGGCAGTGACGGTTTCTTTGCAGACGACCTATGAAGAAATTGCGATTTTGTGGAATCAGGAGGTAAAATACAGACCGAATTTTAGCATTGTGGACGGGACAGTGAATCTTCCGGTGATTTTTGCGAAAGTCTGTGGAGTGAAAAACGCGGAAGTTCCCCAATACTGGGCTAAGATCAAAGAATTGCTGGTTGAGAATACCCTGGTGGTGAAAAACCGGCCTATGGTGCAGGGAACGGATGCCAATCCAGTGAAGCCGTTTGCCACAGAGTTTTTGAAAAATGGAAAGCTGCAAAGAGCTAAGATTAAGAATCATAAAAGCTATCAGTATGGGGTACTCAGGGAGGGAATGCAGGAGTACATTCTGGATAAGCTGCAGACATTGATCGACCAGCGGTTGATTAAAGGGACATTTCAAAATGGGACAGAGTATACGATTGTCTCTACTGTTTTGAATATGGGGCGGGACACCATAAGGCTGCTTCAGAAATTCGATTTTACCAAGAAGAATCCTAAATTGGTCTATATCAATACCACAGAGAGAATGATTACTCTGGAAGACAGTATTTTGGTGATGTATTTAAATTTGGTAGGTTTTGATGTGGTATTTTATATCCCGACAGGGTATCAAAACGTGGAGAAGTATTTTGCAAAAGCTATGATGGAAGAACATCAGCTAGGAGAGTATCTGTATGATTTGCAGATACCGGATTTTGAGTCATCCTTGTCTGGTGTTTATCAAAGTCTCATTGGTAAAATATTTAAAAGAACTACATGA
- a CDS encoding TerD family protein, with amino-acid sequence MPINLSKGQKVDLTKGNPGLKKLMVGLGWDVNAFDTGADFDLDASAFMLGENGKCPTEKEFVFYGNLEHKSGSVKHMGDNLTGEGDGDDEQIQIDLSKVPSNVVRIAFTVTIYDAEGRRQNFGQVSNSFIRIVDEVTNTELIHYDLGEDFSIETAVVVGELYRHNGGWKFNAIGSGFQGGLAALCGHYGIEVA; translated from the coding sequence ATGCCAATTAATTTATCAAAAGGACAGAAGGTAGACTTGACTAAGGGAAATCCGGGCCTTAAAAAGCTTATGGTCGGTCTGGGCTGGGATGTGAACGCATTTGATACAGGGGCAGATTTTGACCTGGATGCATCAGCGTTTATGCTGGGGGAGAATGGCAAGTGCCCCACTGAGAAGGAATTTGTCTTCTATGGTAATCTAGAACACAAAAGTGGTTCTGTAAAGCATATGGGAGATAATCTGACAGGAGAAGGGGACGGGGACGACGAACAGATTCAGATTGATCTGAGCAAGGTACCGTCTAATGTCGTGAGGATTGCGTTCACCGTTACGATCTACGACGCAGAGGGAAGAAGACAGAATTTTGGACAGGTGTCCAATTCCTTTATCCGAATTGTGGATGAGGTTACGAACACGGAGCTGATTCACTATGATCTAGGGGAAGATTTCTCCATTGAGACTGCGGTTGTCGTAGGGGAACTATACCGTCATAACGGCGGATGGAAGTTTAATGCGATTGGAAGCGGATTCCAAGGTGGTCTGGCGGCGCTGTGCGGACATTATGGGATAGAAGTGGCTTAA
- a CDS encoding TerD family protein yields the protein MPISLKKGQKVSLTKENPGLTKVVVGLGWDVNQYDTGGAFDLDAAAFLLADSGKVSRSEDFVFYGNLKHPSGCAEHMGDNLTGAGDGDDEQIRINLSAVPENISKIAFTVTIYEAETRRQNFGQVSNAFIRIYNELTGEEILRYDLGEDFSIETAIVFGELYKNNGEWKFNAIGCGYQGGLAALCASYGVEVE from the coding sequence ATGCCAATTAGCTTGAAAAAAGGACAGAAGGTCAGTCTGACCAAAGAAAATCCAGGTCTGACGAAGGTAGTGGTCGGACTGGGCTGGGATGTAAACCAGTATGACACGGGAGGGGCTTTTGATTTAGATGCGGCAGCGTTTTTGCTGGCAGACAGTGGAAAGGTGTCGCGCTCTGAGGACTTTGTCTTCTATGGCAATCTGAAGCATCCGTCTGGCTGTGCGGAACACATGGGAGACAATCTGACAGGAGCAGGAGACGGAGATGATGAGCAGATTCGAATTAATCTTTCTGCTGTGCCTGAGAATATCAGCAAGATTGCCTTTACAGTGACGATCTATGAGGCCGAGACCAGAAGGCAGAACTTTGGTCAGGTTAGCAACGCGTTTATCCGGATTTATAATGAACTGACCGGGGAAGAGATACTTCGGTATGATCTGGGAGAAGATTTCTCCATTGAGACCGCAATTGTATTCGGAGAACTGTATAAAAACAATGGAGAATGGAAATTCAATGCGATTGGATGCGGCTATCAGGGTGGTTTGGCAGCTCTGTGTGCGAGTTATGGAGTGGAAGTAGAATAG
- a CDS encoding TerD family protein, with product MSVSLQKGQKVSLTKESEKLTRVIVGLGWDEVQRKKLGFFAPKPQSIDCDASALMLKNGKLKGKKDIVYFGNLRHFTDTVMHMGDNLTGEGDGDDEQIVIDLARVPQEYDRIVLVVNIYQAMKRKQHFGLIQNAFIRLVDGSTNKEMCRYNLTDDYSGMTAVIFGEVYRHNGEWKFNAIGQGTNDPGLGELADRFS from the coding sequence ATGTCAGTAAGTTTACAGAAGGGACAAAAAGTCAGCTTGACCAAGGAGAGCGAAAAACTCACCAGAGTGATCGTAGGATTGGGCTGGGATGAAGTACAGAGGAAGAAATTAGGCTTTTTTGCACCGAAGCCCCAGTCTATTGACTGTGATGCTTCTGCCTTGATGCTGAAGAATGGAAAATTAAAAGGTAAGAAGGACATCGTGTATTTTGGCAACCTGCGTCATTTTACCGATACAGTTATGCACATGGGAGACAATCTGACAGGAGAAGGAGATGGGGATGACGAGCAGATTGTGATTGATCTAGCAAGAGTTCCCCAGGAATATGACCGGATTGTGCTGGTAGTCAATATCTATCAGGCAATGAAACGGAAACAGCATTTTGGATTGATTCAAAATGCATTTATTCGTTTGGTGGATGGAAGTACGAACAAGGAAATGTGCAGATATAATCTGACGGATGATTATTCTGGCATGACCGCAGTAATCTTTGGTGAGGTTTACCGTCACAACGGAGAATGGAAGTTCAACGCCATTGGGCAGGGGACGAATGATCCAGGGTTGGGAGAACTTGCGGACAGATTTTCATAA
- the queC gene encoding 7-cyano-7-deazaguanine synthase QueC, translated as MSEKAMVLFSGGVDSTTCLGLAIEKYGVQNVIPLSVQYGQKHEKEVEAARRILEYYGIEGMELDLTPIFAYSDCSLLSHSEKEIPEASYAEQLRENEGVPVSTYVPFRNGLFLACAASIALSRECSCIYYGAHRDDAAGSAYPDCSESFFESMNRAVYEGSGQQIRIEAPFIKMNKAQIVAEGLRLKVPYEFTWSCYEGKEKPCGVCGTCIDRSEAFKVNGVEDPAYRGES; from the coding sequence ATGAGTGAAAAGGCGATGGTTCTGTTCAGCGGAGGTGTGGACAGCACTACCTGTCTGGGACTTGCAATTGAAAAGTATGGGGTCCAGAATGTGATTCCGCTTTCCGTTCAATATGGGCAGAAGCATGAAAAGGAAGTGGAAGCCGCCCGCAGGATTCTCGAATACTACGGAATCGAAGGGATGGAGCTGGATTTGACGCCGATTTTTGCTTACAGTGATTGTTCGCTGCTTTCTCATTCCGAAAAGGAGATTCCAGAGGCTTCTTATGCAGAACAGCTCAGGGAAAATGAGGGGGTTCCGGTCTCTACATACGTACCGTTTCGCAATGGGCTGTTTTTGGCCTGCGCCGCGAGTATCGCACTGTCGAGAGAATGTTCTTGTATCTATTATGGAGCTCACAGGGATGATGCCGCGGGAAGTGCATATCCGGACTGTAGCGAGAGCTTTTTTGAAAGTATGAATCGGGCGGTTTATGAGGGCAGTGGTCAGCAGATCAGAATTGAGGCTCCGTTTATCAAAATGAATAAGGCACAGATTGTAGCAGAGGGCTTAAGGCTCAAAGTTCCTTATGAGTTTACCTGGAGCTGTTATGAGGGAAAAGAGAAGCCTTGCGGGGTATGTGGAACCTGTATTGACAGAAGTGAGGCTTTTAAAGTTAATGGGGTGGAAGACCCTGCCTACAGAGGTGAAAGCTGA
- a CDS encoding phosphoribosyltransferase domain-containing protein translates to MYRESDLVCVAKRLNNKKRGYLVVNRLQGKHIPVRPAQALELFESLADVLQGEYGRDSLLLVGFAETATAIGAAVAAALGCRYMQTTREKLDDVDWLYFSESHSHATQQKLVREDVEKAAEECTRIVFVEDEVTTGNTIGKIVQILKERYPGKFQYSVASVLNGMKEADLKSFCDLGISVHYLVKTDHEGFEKIAAGYPEDGKVVDCVGAAGMAREPWELVPGRVDARRLVDSTRMRQQCERLGKAVLERYPVKAGERILVLGTEEFMYPPLCIAAWMERKGADVSFHATTRSPIAVSADESYPFQCRYELRSFYDGERATYLYDLDKYDQVYVVTDAWQEEEAGTDSLAYALSQSGNFAVHWIRWENE, encoded by the coding sequence ATGTACCGAGAGAGCGATTTGGTTTGCGTTGCGAAAAGGCTGAACAATAAGAAGAGAGGCTATCTGGTGGTAAACCGCCTTCAGGGAAAGCATATCCCTGTACGGCCGGCTCAGGCCCTGGAATTGTTTGAGAGTCTTGCGGATGTACTGCAAGGAGAGTATGGAAGAGATTCTCTGCTGCTGGTCGGCTTTGCGGAAACAGCTACGGCGATTGGAGCAGCAGTGGCGGCAGCTTTGGGGTGTAGATATATGCAGACAACCAGAGAGAAATTGGATGACGTGGATTGGCTGTACTTTTCAGAATCCCACAGCCATGCGACGCAGCAGAAGCTGGTGAGAGAAGATGTGGAAAAAGCGGCAGAGGAATGTACGCGAATTGTCTTTGTAGAAGATGAGGTGACTACAGGTAATACCATTGGGAAGATTGTTCAGATTTTAAAAGAGAGGTATCCTGGAAAGTTCCAATATTCTGTAGCTTCTGTGTTAAATGGTATGAAGGAGGCAGACCTGAAAAGTTTCTGCGATTTGGGAATCTCGGTACACTATTTGGTAAAGACAGATCACGAAGGCTTTGAGAAGATTGCCGCTGGCTATCCGGAAGACGGAAAAGTGGTGGACTGTGTGGGAGCAGCTGGAATGGCTCGGGAACCATGGGAGTTGGTACCGGGCAGGGTCGATGCCCGGAGATTGGTGGACAGCACGAGGATGAGACAGCAGTGCGAGCGATTGGGAAAGGCAGTTTTGGAGAGATATCCGGTAAAGGCAGGAGAGCGTATTCTAGTTCTCGGGACGGAAGAATTCATGTACCCGCCTCTGTGCATAGCGGCCTGGATGGAGAGAAAAGGAGCAGACGTTAGCTTCCATGCGACTACCAGAAGTCCGATTGCAGTGAGCGCAGATGAGAGTTATCCGTTTCAATGCCGCTATGAACTGCGCAGCTTCTATGATGGAGAAAGGGCGACTTATCTCTACGATCTGGATAAGTATGACCAGGTGTATGTGGTCACGGATGCCTGGCAGGAGGAAGAGGCAGGGACGGACAGTCTGGCTTATGCATTGAGTCAATCTGGAAATTTTGCAGTGCACTGGATTAGGTGGGAGAACGAATGA
- the queF gene encoding preQ(1) synthase gives MSGREKAELDGVSLLGNKKVSYPTDYAPQMLETFPNKHPENDYFVKFNCPEFTSLCPMTGQPDFATIYISYVPGERMVESKSLKLYLFSFRNHGDFHEDCVNIIMKDLIRLMDPKYIEVWGKFTPRGGISIDPYCNYGKPGTCWEKVAFERLTHHDLYPEKVDNR, from the coding sequence ATGAGTGGACGAGAAAAAGCGGAGCTGGATGGGGTGTCTCTTTTGGGAAACAAGAAAGTGTCTTATCCGACGGACTATGCGCCGCAGATGCTGGAGACTTTTCCGAATAAGCATCCGGAAAACGATTATTTTGTGAAATTTAATTGTCCAGAGTTTACTAGCCTGTGTCCGATGACTGGACAGCCGGATTTTGCGACAATCTATATCTCTTATGTTCCAGGAGAGAGAATGGTGGAGAGTAAATCTTTGAAGCTGTATCTGTTCAGCTTCCGCAACCATGGAGATTTCCATGAGGACTGTGTAAACATTATCATGAAAGATCTGATTCGTCTGATGGACCCTAAATACATTGAGGTATGGGGAAAATTTACTCCCAGAGGAGGGATATCCATTGACCCTTACTGTAATTATGGGAAACCAGGCACTTGTTGGGAAAAGGTGGCCTTTGAGCGTCTGACTCACCACGATCTTTACCCAGAAAAAGTGGATAATCGATAG
- a CDS encoding QueT transporter family protein — protein sequence MENIDKMSRVQKLTFSAMVMAIYIVVLYFTQSFSFGAYQIRIATSLYALSYLFPFLVFPLGLANFISNMFFGGFGIVDMLGGCIVGIVASASIVLIRKKGWNRVLIAVPIVLVPGLGVATYLSYFLNMPYQLMALNLCIGQLLPSVVGVVLVKALERVWRPARVSTSR from the coding sequence ATGGAGAATATTGACAAAATGAGTCGTGTGCAGAAACTTACTTTTTCTGCGATGGTTATGGCGATTTATATCGTCGTTCTTTATTTTACACAGAGCTTTTCATTCGGAGCGTACCAAATTCGAATTGCGACGTCTTTGTACGCTTTGTCTTATCTCTTTCCGTTCCTGGTTTTTCCTCTTGGTCTCGCTAATTTTATATCGAATATGTTTTTTGGAGGATTTGGCATCGTCGATATGTTGGGCGGCTGTATCGTTGGGATTGTGGCGTCAGCGTCGATTGTGCTGATTCGAAAAAAAGGCTGGAATCGTGTCTTGATTGCAGTACCGATTGTACTGGTGCCGGGGCTGGGAGTGGCTACCTATCTGTCATATTTCCTGAACATGCCGTATCAGCTGATGGCATTGAACCTGTGTATCGGACAGCTTCTGCCGTCTGTGGTCGGTGTGGTTTTGGTGAAGGCTCTAGAGAGAGTATGGCGGCCTGCGCGGGTGAGTACATCCAGATGA
- a CDS encoding HpcH/HpaI aldolase/citrate lyase family protein, producing the protein MKNSNIYYNIGPLLYCPASSQTIAHSIVTEQFGHHFSLALCLEDTIADDFILEAENQLIHSLHIIKTALSEANFYLPQIFIRVRDSLQISRLFQKLGSASDLLTGFILPKFSLSNADAYLNAFQKLDSECKNLYLMPVIESPSIVNLKTRSQILYTLKEKLEDIEEKILNIRVGGNDLCNVFGLRRQVCESIYDLRPIADILSDIMTVFGQDYVLSGPVWEYYNGTNWKNGLSEELSKDKTFGFVGKTVIHPKQITLVNQAFSVSLEDYQDALEILNWNPGHANLVSGSHRNIRMNEYKTHYNWALRTKYLADSYGICSAVQKACH; encoded by the coding sequence ATGAAAAATTCTAACATATACTATAACATAGGACCACTGCTTTACTGCCCTGCATCCAGCCAGACCATTGCACACTCTATTGTTACAGAACAGTTCGGCCATCATTTTTCCCTCGCTCTGTGTCTGGAAGATACCATCGCCGATGATTTCATCCTAGAAGCGGAAAACCAATTAATCCACTCTCTTCATATCATAAAAACTGCTCTCTCGGAAGCTAATTTCTATCTTCCGCAGATATTTATCAGAGTCAGAGATTCCCTGCAGATTTCTCGCCTATTTCAAAAACTAGGCTCCGCCAGCGATCTACTCACGGGGTTCATTCTGCCTAAATTTTCTCTATCTAACGCAGATGCCTATCTCAACGCATTCCAAAAGCTGGACTCAGAATGTAAAAATCTATATCTTATGCCAGTAATTGAAAGCCCTTCCATCGTGAATTTAAAAACCCGCAGCCAAATTCTCTATACCCTGAAAGAAAAGTTAGAGGATATCGAGGAAAAAATACTAAATATCCGAGTAGGTGGCAACGATCTGTGCAATGTATTCGGTCTGCGGCGCCAAGTCTGCGAGAGTATCTACGATCTGCGTCCTATAGCCGACATTCTCTCAGATATTATGACCGTCTTTGGGCAGGATTACGTTCTGTCCGGTCCTGTCTGGGAGTATTACAATGGAACGAACTGGAAAAACGGCCTATCAGAAGAGCTCTCGAAAGACAAAACTTTCGGTTTCGTGGGAAAGACCGTCATTCATCCCAAACAGATCACATTGGTAAACCAAGCCTTCTCAGTCTCTTTGGAAGATTACCAGGATGCCTTAGAGATCTTAAATTGGAATCCCGGTCACGCTAATCTCGTCAGCGGCAGCCACCGAAATATCCGCATGAATGAATATAAAACTCATTACAACTGGGCCCTGCGTACCAAATATCTGGCTGATTCTTACGGTATTTGCTCTGCTGTTCAGAAAGCCTGCCACTGA
- a CDS encoding cysteine protease StiP family protein, whose translation MRTTYKKEDVELLLKDITGLVKPQSTQEREQLIQQGRHYCEMLPIEYSPSEAYMEAYETALKVFADSTSEAVGVLADKIMEEKGRSVVLVSLARAGTPVGILLKRYLRWKYGITVPHYSISIIRGRGIDQNAMRYLLCRYRPEDMLFVDGWIGKGAILSELRKAVADFPGVSPELAVLADPANVTKLCGTHEDILIPSSCLNCTVSGLVSRTFLRDDIIGETDFHGAVYYGELEAQDLSYAFISEIQSRFQKEYSQKDTGDSGQGLDEVLRIGREFKIEDVNLIKPGIGETTRVLLRRVPWKVLVHEKYMGDKALEHILRLAKEKNVPVQTYPLKNYKACGIIKKLADA comes from the coding sequence ATGAGAACAACGTATAAAAAAGAAGATGTGGAACTTTTGTTAAAGGACATTACGGGGCTGGTAAAGCCGCAGTCCACCCAAGAGAGAGAACAACTGATTCAGCAGGGACGGCATTATTGTGAGATGCTTCCTATTGAGTATTCACCTTCGGAGGCGTATATGGAGGCCTACGAGACTGCCTTGAAGGTGTTTGCAGACTCCACGTCTGAGGCTGTGGGAGTACTCGCGGACAAGATTATGGAAGAAAAAGGCAGAAGTGTGGTTTTGGTTTCTCTGGCTAGGGCAGGCACTCCTGTGGGGATTTTGCTGAAGCGGTATCTCAGGTGGAAGTATGGGATTACAGTTCCTCATTATTCCATCTCGATTATACGTGGAAGAGGGATTGATCAAAATGCGATGCGCTACCTGCTCTGTCGTTACCGACCGGAAGACATGTTGTTTGTGGACGGCTGGATTGGCAAGGGGGCGATTTTGAGTGAGCTTAGAAAAGCCGTAGCGGATTTTCCAGGTGTCTCACCTGAATTGGCAGTGCTGGCGGACCCTGCGAATGTCACTAAGTTGTGCGGGACCCACGAAGATATTCTGATTCCCAGTTCCTGCTTAAATTGTACAGTGTCGGGGCTTGTGAGCAGAACTTTTTTGCGGGATGATATTATTGGTGAGACAGACTTTCATGGTGCGGTGTACTATGGGGAATTGGAAGCGCAGGACTTATCCTATGCATTTATCTCTGAGATTCAATCGCGTTTCCAGAAAGAATATTCTCAAAAGGATACCGGAGATTCAGGCCAAGGGCTTGATGAAGTCTTACGGATTGGTCGAGAGTTTAAAATAGAAGATGTCAATCTTATTAAGCCAGGAATCGGTGAGACCACTAGGGTTTTGCTGCGCAGAGTGCCATGGAAAGTGTTAGTACATGAAAAGTATATGGGGGATAAGGCTTTGGAGCACATTCTTCGTCTTGCAAAAGAGAAGAATGTTCCAGTACAGACTTACCCCTTGAAAAATTATAAAGCATGTGGAATTATAAAAAAATTGGCAGATGCATGA